GCAACTTCTACTGCAGATTTCCCTGAAGGCGAAGGAAAACAAGTCTGGTATGATGTTGACGAAGCTAAGTATCATGGTTATGGAATTGATCAGGATGATGAGGAACAAGATATAGTTGACTAAATAGTGTCCATCCGTAAACTACTATTTTATCAATGGCTCCACCAGCTGGTGGATGATTCGACGCAGAAAAACACTGATTCGGCAGATAAACGCTGATACTACTCTTTTTGTAATTAAATTTTTTATCTGCGTAAATCATTTTTTTTCAGCGCTCATCTGCGTCCAATCTATACTTTACGGACAGACTCTAAATAGAAATTTTGTCTGCAAAGTGTCTTTTTCCCGATTTGTCGGGATAAGGAACAACGAATCAGCAACAATCGTTGCTTAGAGCGGTTATCATCCCGAAGACTTTCGGGAGAGCCCCATTAAAGGTTTGCGGATAGAAATTTTATAAGGCGGATAAATTGAAATTGCAAGAATTATTAGAATTTACTGTTAAATCCAATGCTTCTGATTTACATATTAGTGCCGGATCACCTCCAATGATTAGAGTTCATGGGATGATGAAAAAGCTCAATCTGGATAAATATTCTGAAATAGAAGCAGAAAGCATAATCTATAGTGTAATGAATGATTCTCAACGGGAATTATTTAAGAAAAATCTTGAAATTGACTTTTCATCCAAACTATCAGATGAAACAAGATTTCGGGTGAATGCCTTTCATCAGATTAATGGATTGGCAGTTGCATTTCGAGTAATTCCAAATGAAATTAAAGGATTCGAAGAGCTCCATCTTCCCGAGATACTCAGATCACTTTCAATGAAAAATAAAGGGCTGGTTCTTTTAACTGGTCCTACCGGAAGCGGAAAATCAACAACTCTGGCAACAATGGTAGATCACATCAACGATACAAAGCATTGCCATATCATTACAATCGAAGACCCGATAGAATTCGTGCATAGAAGTAAGAATTCACTAATTAATCAGCGTGAGTTGGGTCATGACACCTGGTCATTTACTAATGCCTTGCGATCGGCACTCCGTGAAGATCCCGATGTGATTCTGGTTGGAGAAATGCGTGATTTGGAGACAGTTTCATTGGCTCTTACGGCTGCTGAAACCGGTCATCTCGTTCTTGCCACACTTCATACGAGCAGTGCAACAAAATCTATTGACCGTATTATTGATATGTTTCCTAAAGAACAGCAAGCGCAGATTCGATCTATGCTTTCAGAATCCCTCGAAGCGGTTATTGCCCAAAAATTATTACCCCTAAAAGGTGGCGGTGGCAGAGTTCCCGCTATGGAAATTATGGTAGCCAATGCAGCTGTTCGAAATCTTATTAGAGAAGAAAAGACCTATCAAATTTCATCTCTGATTCAATCGGGAACAAAAGAAGGTATGCAGACTCTGGACCAATCGCTATATAATCATGTGATGAACAATCTTATTGAAAGATCAGTTGCTAAACAAGTTGCCGATAATCCCAAAACATTTGCTACGGGAGTGGGATTTTGATGTTCAAAAAAAAAGAATGTTTTCCTATGCTGTTACATTCTGAGAATGGTTTTGGACTGATGCAGGTCATATTTGTGCTTTTGGTAATAACTATATCTTTCGGATCTTTTTTTATTGGCTCATATTATGCCAGAAAATTAGCCACGGAACATTATCATTCCAGGGTGGCACTGTTAGCTGCCAGCGGAAAAATTAATCTTATCAAGTTTTATAACTACCAGAATCTTAATGGTGAAACTGTGATAAATGGAATTCCTTCATTGTATGATGGAGTTGTTATTGACGCCCAAGCCCTTCCTGTAATTGAAGCGACAGTTAATGTTACAAAATCAACACACACCGATATGATCGTAGCTCCCTATGTTATTTTTGATCAGGTTGAAGTAAAACTTACTTGGCAAGAACCTTCCCGCTCATTGCTGAATTCGAGTTTATTTTACACGAAATCGTTAACTTTGCGAGAAGATTATTTCCGCAGACAAGATGTTATTAATTAGTGTCCATCCGCAAACTACTATTTTATCAATGGCTTTTGACAAAATGATTCGACGCAGAAAAACACTGATTCGGCAGATAAACGCTGATACTACTCTTTTTGTAATTAAATTTTTTATCTGCGTAAATCATTTTTTTTCAGCGTTCATCTGCGTCCAATCTATACTTTACGGACAGACTCTAAATAGGATGTTATGAATATTAAAAACGAAAAGGGATATTCTCTTGCAGAACTGGTTGTCTCATTGCCTTTAGCTGTTTTTGCGATTGCCCTTTTAACTTTTGCGATTATTAATTTCACAATTTCCTATCAAGAAACTCAATTATACATTCAGCTTCAAGAAGATCTGTTCAGTGCGATTGAAACAATGCGCTATGGTTACACTAAAGCGAATGTTACTGACGGCGAACAAATAATTGGGTTGGCGTCCGCAAACAAAGTTGAAATCGGATTAACCGATAATTCTATAAAAATTATTCCTATAATTTTACACACCGGTATTGATTATTATGCCAGATTTTACGAAAACGAGGGTAAAATAATAGCCTCCGCTCAATATGGTGTGAAATCTTTCAATAATATAAGGGTATTTCCGGAGAGTGATAGAATGTTTGGCACAGAACCTATGTTTGAAATACTCAACCTGCAATTCGTTCCGGAAAAAACCATTGACGGAAAGATTTATCTGTTAGGCGTAATCGCTTCTGCACGTGTTAGATTTCGCATGAAGAAGGATGAACAAAGTTTGGAAGAAGATTTGCGAGAAAATACTAAAACCATTCATTACAAAACATCTATTTTTATTGGTAATGCGCAAATCCAAAACACGGAAAGTTAATCGAAATGAATAAAAGTAGCGAGGAAAAATTATGAAAATATTAAAAGATGAAAAAGGTGGAGTTTTACTTATCCTTGTTGCAATCGCTGTTGTTGTAACCTCTTTGGTTTATTCTGCTACAATGCTACAATCCGCCAGAACAGACAATGTGCAGTTTCAGTATGAACAGGATCAAATTCAGGAAGAGATATTGCTTCGATCTGAAGCTAGACGAACTCATCTCTCGGTTGAATATAATCAAAATCGAGCGATTCCATCTCGAACTGTTCAGACCTCATTTCCGTTCCGAACCCGAACCTATAATATTTCAAGCACAAAACATCTTGAATCAATAAATAATTTTATGGGATTTCCTACTGCTCAAGCTTTGGCGATACGCTCGTTGATCACCGCAAAAACCGGCTCGGAATCAAGTGGTTCCGCAGCTTATTCCCCAGTAAAAAGATATACGGAGAGATTACTTAGAAATGAAAGCTTAGCTCAATACCAATATTTTTCTCATTGGGAAGCATCTGAGAATGCCGATGGAGGTATTGAAGCCGGAAAAGTTAAATTTTGGGGTCAAGACGAGTTCTTTGGTAAAGTTCATAGTAACGATGATATTTGGGTTCAAAATGTAGGTGGTTGGCCCACATTTCATGCACTCGTTACAACTGCCGGTTATATTATGGACGATGGCACGAATGCAAGATTGGATGAAGGCTTGGAAGACCAGATTTTTTTGGGTGGGCTTCAGGATAAAGATGATGGAGTTACGGAAATTCAATTTGAGCCTAATGCAGATCTTATTCGTCAAAATGGAATGGACCCTTTTGCAGGTTCAGATGCTGAAATTATAGCTATAAAAATCACAGGGGCTTCATTCACATCATGGTTGGGTGATATTGAACTTGCGGAAGTGAAAGAAATACCGGTTTTAAGCTGGTATCCTGACAGACATAGTGAAGTTATGAATGCAATCAATGCCGGTTATAATTGGTTTGAAGAAGAGGATACAGTTTGGACAAACCACATATCAATCTATGATACTGTTTGGACACCAGGACCAGCAATGGGTGTGAATAACCAATCGGTTTGGGTGGATGCAGAACTTTGGATAGAGGGTAGTATTTCCGGCAAGCAAACCTGGGGTTCTTCCGGCAATGCCTACCTTACGGGTGATATTACTTATAGTGGCACCACTCCGGGAGACGAGCCGGATGATCCTGACAATCCCAATTATTCTGATTATTTTGGTCTGGTTTCAGAAGAAAGAATTTTTATTAAATATAAGCACCGAGATCCGGAAACAGGAGAAATACAAAGCCCCAATTGCAATGGAATCTATATGTATGGAGCTTA
The DNA window shown above is from Candidatus Cloacimonadota bacterium and carries:
- a CDS encoding type IV pilus twitching motility protein PilT; protein product: MKLQELLEFTVKSNASDLHISAGSPPMIRVHGMMKKLNLDKYSEIEAESIIYSVMNDSQRELFKKNLEIDFSSKLSDETRFRVNAFHQINGLAVAFRVIPNEIKGFEELHLPEILRSLSMKNKGLVLLTGPTGSGKSTTLATMVDHINDTKHCHIITIEDPIEFVHRSKNSLINQRELGHDTWSFTNALRSALREDPDVILVGEMRDLETVSLALTAAETGHLVLATLHTSSATKSIDRIIDMFPKEQQAQIRSMLSESLEAVIAQKLLPLKGGGGRVPAMEIMVANAAVRNLIREEKTYQISSLIQSGTKEGMQTLDQSLYNHVMNNLIERSVAKQVADNPKTFATGVGF